In the genome of Raphanus sativus cultivar WK10039 chromosome 4, ASM80110v3, whole genome shotgun sequence, one region contains:
- the LOC130511887 gene encoding auxin-responsive protein SAUR50-like: protein MAIMKKSSKLTQTAMLKQILKRCSSLGKKNGGGYDDDFLPLDVPKGHFPVYVGENRSRYIVPVSFLTHPEFQSLLRRAEEEFGFDHDMGLTIPCDELVFQNLTSMIQ from the coding sequence ATGGCCATAATGAAGAAATCTTCAAAACTAACTCAGACGGCAATGCTGAAGCAGATTCTAAAGAGATGCTCGAGCTTAGGAAAGAAGAACGGAGGAGGATACGATGACGATTTTCTCCCACTAGACGTACCAAAGGGACACTTTCCTGTCTACGTTGGAGAGAACAGAAGCAGATACATTGTCCCAGTCTCCTTCTTGACTCATCCTGAGTTCCAATCTCTCTTAAGACGAGCTGAGGAAGAGTTTGGATTTGACCACGACATGGGTCTCACCATTCCTTGTGATGAACTCGTCTTCCAGAACCTAACATCCATGATCCAGtga